From the Leptolyngbya sp. CCY15150 genome, the window ACCCAGATGGCCAAAAAGCCCCCAACTTGCTGAAAGGACCAGTTAAGCTGACCGTAAAGAAAGACGGGCAAACCTACCACGAACCAGACGTCTCGGGCTCCAAACAGAAAAAATCGAGCGGCGGATAAAATATTGATTTCGCGGCTTTTGGAGAAAAGCTGGGTAAATTTGATTTTAGCTTTAATCTTGCCCATGCCCGATGGCAGCCAGCGGCTAGAGATCATAATCATCAGCAGCAATCCTGTCATGGTCAACAAGGCATTCACGTAGCCCAGGGTTGCCAGCAGCACGCTACCGATAAAAAAGCCCACGCCCTTCAGGGCGTTTTTGGAGCCGGTGAGGATCGCCACCCATTTAAATAGAGAAGATTGGGCATTTTGGGGAATCACTAGGCGAATGGCGCTTTTGGAACTCATCTTGGTCAAGTCTTTTGCCACTCCCGAAAAGGCCTGAGCCATCATCACATAGGGAACCGCTACAGCGATCGCCCACGATTCATCCACAGGCACCATTAGCAGTAGCGCGATAATTTGTAGGGCAATGCCGCCATACAGCGTCAGCTTCACGCCAAACTGGGAGCCAATCCATCCCCCAAGGAAATTGGTGACAATGCCAAAAATTTCGTAGAACAAAAATAGCATAGCCACTTCCAAGGGCGTGTAACCCAGGGTATGGAAGTAAAGCAACACCAACATGCGCAGGGCTCCATCGGTGAGGGTGAAGCCCCAGTAGGCAGCGGTGACGAGGGCATAATTGCGCACTCCAATCGTTTCAGCGGTTGTGGAGGGAGTCATGGAGGTTAGAAAAGTATAGAGTAACGTGGTCTATAGATAAAATGATGAGGCATGGGGATTAACCGAGAGCGATCGCCACCTTGCGAGCTAGGTCGGCCATGCGGCAGGAATAGCCCCACTCGTTGTCATACCAGGCCAGAATCTTCACCTGGGTGCCATCCACTACCATGGTTGAAAGGGCGTCAATGATGGAGGATCGGGGATCGTCTTTGTAGTCAATGGACACTAATGGACGTTCTTCGTAGCCCAAGATACCCTTGAGATGGCCCTCAGCAGCAGTTTTGAGGAGCTGATTGACCTCCTCTACCGTGGTAGGGCGCTCCACCTCAAACACACAATCGGTTAACGAAGCATTCAGCAGCGGTACGCGAACGGCTAAGCCATTCAGCTTACCCTGAAGTTCTGGATAAATTAAGGTAATAGCGGTGGCCGATCCGGTTGTGGTGGGAATTAGAGATAGGCTAGTGGCCCGGGCCCGGCGTAGATCCTTATGGGGCGCATCCACAATCGTTTGGGTATTGGTGTTGTCATGAATAGTGGTAATGACCCCATGCTTAATCCCCAACCCTTCATGGATCACCTTAACCACCGGCGCTAGGCAGTTGGTGGTACAAGAGGCCGCCGTGAGTAGATGATGCTCATCGGGATCATAGAGATGATCGTTGATGCCATAGACAACATTCAGCGCCCCCTGCTTCACCGGAGCTGCCACAATCACCTTCTGGACGCCGCGTTTGAAATAGGGCTCCAACAATTCCGGCGTGCGAAACTTGCCAGAACATTCCAAAACAATATCAACCCCCAGCTCATCCCAGGGCACCTCGCCCGGAGTGCTGTGGTCACTAAACGTCAAAGCTGTGCCATCAATGGCGATCGCCTCGTCTCCAACCGCCTCAACCTCCGGCGTCCAGCGACCATGGACTGAGTCAAACGTGAGCAAATGGGCAGCAGCAGCGGTGCCGCCCTTCACCTCGTTAATATGGACAACGTCTAGTTCGGGCCAATGCCAAGCGGCCCGCAAAACCAAACGACCGATGCGTCCAAAGCCATTGATGGCAACCTTTACCATACATCCTCCGCTGTTCTTGCATCTTGTACATCCTTCGATGAACGACCCGAGTGAGCAGAGGAACTCCACTAGACAGGGGGCAACTCATGCTGATACCCATCAAATCAAAAAAACTTGATTTGTCAAGCCATCTAGAACACATTCAGCTATTCTCAGGTTGAACATTTGCCCGAGCTTGCTGAGACTAGGACGTATGATGCCAGCGCTTCCGCATAGGAACGATATGCAATCATGTTGCTGTTCGTCTCCCGAGAGCGATCGCTAGAGTTCTGGGACTGCGATACTCATGATCCGAACAACAGTCTGATCTGTTAGGACAACGCAGCGATCGCTCCTGCCCGACGCTTCCAGCAGACCCTCATTCTGCTTATGTAACGGAGTCTGTAATGTTTGACCTGTTGTCTTTTGACGAAAATCCGGATTTCTACAACAGTGGAAGAGCAGGTGTAGCTGAATGGGGGCAACCGCTAAGAACGTGGCGACGTTGTTCTAACGGCACAAAGCTGATGGGTAGCGTTGTACTCAATCTTGTTGCCCAAGGCAGCATACCTGTCAGCAACACATGTAGTGATTCATAGTATTGAGAGGAGAACCGGTGAAGCGATTCATAATTAGTCTATTAGTTACAGTATGCCTAGGTCTGTTTGCATGGACTCCCTCTGCACTAGCAGCCGATATTGCCAATGGGTCAAAGGTTTTTGGAGCCAACTGTGCTGCTTGTCATATGGGCGGAGGCAATGTAGTCAACGGTTCTAAAACTCTGAGAAAGAGCGATTTAGAACAGTACAATATGGCATCCCTAGAAGCTATTCAAGCTCAAGTGAAACAAGGTAAAGCAGCTATGCCATCTTTTCTAGGACGGCTAACGCCTGAGCAGATTGAAGATGTGGCAGCCTATGTGCTTGACCAAGCAGAGAAGGGTTGGTAGCAACGGCTGCAGGGTCTTTTGAATGAAGGATCTGAGAAGGTTTCCTAATCAAACATCTTCTTGCATCCTTCAGACGTTTCTATCCTCATTTTCATGAGTATACTAATGCTTTATCGATGGAAATCCGTCGTAACAGTCGGACTATGCTTTTATCTAATAGTGGGGCTATGGGTAGCTCCTTCATGGGCCGAGTCGGTGAATGCCGATCGCTCACCGACTGCCTTTCAAGCAGGGTTGCAGTTTTACCGTGATGGTGAGTATAAACAGGCTGTGACGGCTTTTACCCAAGCGATCGCCCACCGTTCTGACCATGCTTCTGCCTATAGCAATCGATGCTTATCCTACATGCAGATCCTGGACTATGAGCAAGCGATCGCCGACTGTACTCAGGCTATTGCTCTGAATCCTAGGGATTTAGAAGCTTACCTAACGCGCGGACTTGCTGCTCACAAGTTAGGTGATCACGATCAAGCGATCGCTGACTATAGCCAAGTCTTGGCCTACGACACCACAGACTATCGGGCCTACTACAACCGTGGGCTAGCCCAATTTGCCCTGGCCCATCATGAGCAAGCTATCGCCGACTATGGGCAGGCTATTCAACAAGGGGCTCATTTAGACCCTCGTAGTCTGGCAGACTTTTACGATGATCGAGGCCTAGTCCATCTGGCGCAACATGATCACGATAGCGCCATTGATAACTTCAATCAAGCGATCGCCCTGGATGACCTTAATGTTCGAGCCTACTTTAACCGGGCCTGCGCCCATCACCAGCAACAGGATTGGGTTGCAGCTCTCCAAGACTTCGACCAAGTCGTTGAGGTCAACCCTGATCATGCTGAAGCCTTATTAAACCGTGGTCTTATCCATCAGCATCTAGGAGACATCGATCAAGCGATCGCTGACCTCCACCAAGCAGCCACCTGTTTTTGCGATCAAGGACACATGCAGGCCTATCGGCAAACCTTAGCGCTGCTCACCCGCTTACAGTTCCCACCTTCGTTAGTGGGCTAAAAAGTCTAGTTTTTTGATCATCGTGTTTTTTGATCATTGTGATAGAAGCGATCGCTCCAAACCTGTGTGGATAGAGGCGATCGCTCCAAAGCATCATTACGAATGATGGCACTCACAGCCCGTATGCCCACAGCCAGAGCCACTTGGATGTCCATTGGCACAAGCTTCGCTACAGTAAGGTTTGCCATCTTTTTGAATCGCAGAGCTGAGATCCACAACACATAAACACGATTCACAAGCACATTTCATTTGCGTTACGGTCGTCATACTTGCCTCTCTTCACGTGGACTTAACAACTGAACAACTGTTCATGTATCGAATGCTAACACCTGAACAGACATTCATGCAATAGTCTGCCTATTTCTGCAGATGTTAGGATGACGATGTGGGACAATCGCCATAGGGCTATCCCAACGGACTAGCAACATCACGGAGTGATAGCAGTTAGAGATGGATGTTGAACGATCGGTGAATGTGGAGCCAGGCAGCAAATTTCAGAGTCTCAGCCAGCAGGTGTTGAGTATAGACAAAGCCCAGCGCATGGCAGAATTTTTTGCTGTGCTAGGAGATCCCAATCGCTGGCGTATCTTGTCAGCCTTGGCTGCCCAAGAGCTACGGGTACGAGATTTAGCTGAAGTGGTTCAGATGACTGAATCAGCCGTGTCTCATCAACTGCGAGTGTTGCGAGCCATGCGCTTCGTTAGCTATCGTAAGCATGGACGTAATGTACTTTACTGCCTTAAAGACGATCATATTTTTAACCTCTATCGCGATGTGTCAGATCACCTGGATGAGCCTGAAGATGGCACTGAAACAGATGCGATCGAAGAGGAGCATTTTGAAGGATAGGCTGATATCTAGCTGATATCTAGCTGACAATGGAAAATACTGTACCTAGCTATGTTCATTGTTTTATATCATTCCTATGCTGAACGCGGGAATGCTTCAAAGGTTGCTTCTATGCCCAGATCCTACCAGATCCTAGTAGTTGTAGGAGAATGGTCGCAGGAGTGACTAAGACAAGTGTCAACGCCTGCGTTGCTGAATACAAGTATGAAGTCCCAAATCCGCCCTCACCCTAGCCCTCTCCCTAGGGAGAGGGAACAGGAGTTCTAGCTCCCTTCTCCTTGGGGAGAAGGGTTGGGGATGAGGGCAAATTATCTATCAATTCAGCAATGCCTCAACGCAGGAGTGCTGGCACCATGCGATAAATTAAATTGCTATTAGATAGTAGATTGATCGTAGTGTAGCGGTAAAACCACTTGAAATACAGTACCTTTTCCGAGCTGGCTTGACACGTCAATATGTCCACCCTGTAAATCGACAAAACGCTTCACAATATTTAAGCCTAGTCCTGTTCCGGCAATATTGCTCACATTACGACCTCGATGAAAGGGTTCAAATACATAGGGTATATCTTCAGCAGGAATGCCGATGCCAGAATCAGCAATGTGAAACGTAACTTGATCGTTATATTTAACGATCTTAAACTGAATTGGAGCGGATTCTGGCGTGTAACGCAGGGCATTAGATAGAATATTGGTCAAAATTGAATGCACCATGCATTGATCTAAGGTGACGATTAATCGTTTGTGACGGCTTGTGAGTTGAACTCGGTTTTCGTGGATGACCGGCGAGCGATCGCCCCCAGATGCCAACAGCAACTCTGAAACCACATCCTGACAGAACACTATCAGATCAAACTGACGGGGTTGAACCTCCATGCCTTTGGCCTCTACCCGACCAATGATTAAAATGGCATCGATCATCTGGGTCATGCGTTCAACATTATCTTGAATGCCTAATAGATAGGATGATTTCTGATCAACCGTCAGTTGATGGTCATAGCGCCCAAGCGATGACACCGATAGCAATATATTATTCAATGGATTACGAAACTCATGGCATACCATGGTCACGACCCGCGATCGCAGCTCACTTAACTCCTTAAGCTGTTCATTGGCCTGCTGTAGTTCTGTGGTGCGATC encodes:
- the arsJ gene encoding organoarsenical effux MFS transporter ArsJ, with product MTPSTTAETIGVRNYALVTAAYWGFTLTDGALRMLVLLYFHTLGYTPLEVAMLFLFYEIFGIVTNFLGGWIGSQFGVKLTLYGGIALQIIALLLMVPVDESWAIAVAVPYVMMAQAFSGVAKDLTKMSSKSAIRLVIPQNAQSSLFKWVAILTGSKNALKGVGFFIGSVLLATLGYVNALLTMTGLLLMIMISSRWLPSGMGKIKAKIKFTQLFSKSREINILSAARFFLFGARDVWFVVGLPVFLYGQLNWSFQQVGGFLAIWVIGYGMIQSLAPTLLNRFGSGHPPQASTIRFWTGFLIAVPASIAIALQMDRPAGQTIILGLMFFGLVFAFNSAVHSYLVLAYTDDDKVALNVGFYYMANSGGRLAGTVLSGLIFQFYGLVGCLWVSALCVLIAEIITLNLPNPKPPGAIA
- a CDS encoding ArsJ-associated glyceraldehyde-3-phosphate dehydrogenase: MVKVAINGFGRIGRLVLRAAWHWPELDVVHINEVKGGTAAAAHLLTFDSVHGRWTPEVEAVGDEAIAIDGTALTFSDHSTPGEVPWDELGVDIVLECSGKFRTPELLEPYFKRGVQKVIVAAPVKQGALNVVYGINDHLYDPDEHHLLTAASCTTNCLAPVVKVIHEGLGIKHGVITTIHDNTNTQTIVDAPHKDLRRARATSLSLIPTTTGSATAITLIYPELQGKLNGLAVRVPLLNASLTDCVFEVERPTTVEEVNQLLKTAAEGHLKGILGYEERPLVSIDYKDDPRSSIIDALSTMVVDGTQVKILAWYDNEWGYSCRMADLARKVAIALG
- a CDS encoding c-type cytochrome, producing the protein MKRFIISLLVTVCLGLFAWTPSALAADIANGSKVFGANCAACHMGGGNVVNGSKTLRKSDLEQYNMASLEAIQAQVKQGKAAMPSFLGRLTPEQIEDVAAYVLDQAEKGW
- a CDS encoding tetratricopeptide repeat protein: MSILMLYRWKSVVTVGLCFYLIVGLWVAPSWAESVNADRSPTAFQAGLQFYRDGEYKQAVTAFTQAIAHRSDHASAYSNRCLSYMQILDYEQAIADCTQAIALNPRDLEAYLTRGLAAHKLGDHDQAIADYSQVLAYDTTDYRAYYNRGLAQFALAHHEQAIADYGQAIQQGAHLDPRSLADFYDDRGLVHLAQHDHDSAIDNFNQAIALDDLNVRAYFNRACAHHQQQDWVAALQDFDQVVEVNPDHAEALLNRGLIHQHLGDIDQAIADLHQAATCFCDQGHMQAYRQTLALLTRLQFPPSLVG
- a CDS encoding metallothionein — encoded protein: MTTVTQMKCACESCLCVVDLSSAIQKDGKPYCSEACANGHPSGSGCGHTGCECHHS
- a CDS encoding metalloregulator ArsR/SmtB family transcription factor, which translates into the protein MDVERSVNVEPGSKFQSLSQQVLSIDKAQRMAEFFAVLGDPNRWRILSALAAQELRVRDLAEVVQMTESAVSHQLRVLRAMRFVSYRKHGRNVLYCLKDDHIFNLYRDVSDHLDEPEDGTETDAIEEEHFEG